One Leisingera sp. M658 genomic window carries:
- a CDS encoding ComEC/Rec2 family competence protein: protein MRPTTAIADLLQAQRGHLFPWTPVFLGAGIGAYFSLKFEPGAAAFAGLAICALLMAAGAMSRRPLAFLLWAPALAAAGLCLAGARAHRVSAPVLDFRYYGAVEGRVVAVDRSPTDALRLTLDQVRLDRVAAEDTPARVRISLKALEQVPPPGARVMTTAHLLPPQGPAEPGGFDFRRHAWFKQLGGLGYTRVPVLLAKAPGQGLPVDRLRRNMAQGLQDRIAGETGGFAAAITTGDRSGVGQQTLTALRQSNLAHLLAISGLHMGLLTGFVFAALRVAFNLIPVLALRWPVKKLAALAALIAGAGYLALSGGNVATERAFVMVAVMFGAVLLNRRAITLRAVAVAAWIVLLRRPESLLSPGFQMSFAATAALVAVFAVLRDREIPLGPRWLRPVLALVISSAVAGAATAPFAAAHFNTVPHYGLLANLLSVPVMGSVVIPAAVLALCLAPFGLEMIGLTVMRWGLDWILAVAQAVSEFEGALSHVPAPSHWVLPLFAAGMLFAVIWQGRLRLAGLLPAACALLMWSAAERPVVLIADSGGLIGVMAPQGRALSRAKGQGFTAKIWLENDGDPAGQIAAAARWRGETEALPIWQGLGFRLVHAPGKRKLAQANACKKGDIIVSTVTVQMPENCLLLTPAVMRQTGSIAVTATGGLQTSRSVSGQRLWTGWRPEGAEISRLRRILGQENP, encoded by the coding sequence ATGCGGCCGACCACAGCCATCGCAGACCTGCTGCAGGCGCAGCGGGGACATCTGTTCCCCTGGACCCCGGTGTTTCTAGGGGCTGGGATCGGAGCCTATTTTTCTTTGAAGTTTGAGCCAGGCGCCGCCGCGTTTGCCGGGCTGGCGATCTGTGCGCTGCTGATGGCAGCCGGTGCTATGTCCCGGCGGCCGCTGGCATTTTTGCTGTGGGCGCCGGCACTTGCAGCGGCGGGGCTGTGCCTGGCCGGGGCACGGGCGCACCGGGTGTCGGCTCCGGTCCTGGATTTCCGCTATTACGGGGCGGTGGAGGGACGTGTCGTGGCTGTCGACCGCTCGCCGACCGACGCCCTGCGGCTGACCCTGGATCAGGTTCGGCTGGACCGGGTGGCGGCGGAAGATACGCCGGCCCGTGTCCGCATATCATTGAAAGCGCTGGAACAGGTGCCGCCGCCCGGCGCCAGGGTCATGACCACCGCGCATTTGCTGCCGCCGCAGGGACCTGCCGAGCCCGGCGGGTTCGATTTCCGCCGCCATGCCTGGTTCAAGCAGCTGGGCGGTTTGGGATACACAAGGGTTCCGGTGCTGCTGGCAAAGGCGCCCGGCCAAGGTCTGCCAGTGGACCGCCTGCGCCGGAATATGGCGCAGGGCTTGCAAGACCGTATAGCAGGAGAGACGGGCGGGTTTGCAGCCGCAATTACCACCGGCGACCGCAGCGGCGTGGGGCAACAGACGCTGACTGCCCTGCGGCAAAGCAACCTGGCGCATCTGCTGGCGATCTCGGGATTGCATATGGGGCTGCTCACCGGATTTGTCTTTGCTGCGCTGAGAGTTGCGTTCAATCTGATACCTGTCCTGGCCCTGCGCTGGCCGGTCAAGAAACTGGCAGCGCTTGCGGCGCTGATTGCCGGCGCGGGGTATCTTGCCTTATCAGGCGGCAATGTGGCGACAGAGCGGGCCTTTGTCATGGTGGCGGTGATGTTCGGGGCTGTGCTGCTGAACCGGCGTGCGATTACCCTGCGCGCGGTGGCGGTTGCCGCATGGATAGTGCTGCTGCGGCGGCCGGAAAGCCTGCTGAGCCCTGGTTTCCAGATGAGTTTTGCCGCGACGGCAGCACTGGTTGCGGTCTTTGCAGTGCTTCGGGACAGGGAAATTCCGCTGGGGCCGCGATGGCTGCGGCCGGTTCTGGCGCTGGTGATTTCCTCTGCGGTGGCCGGCGCGGCAACAGCCCCCTTTGCTGCGGCGCATTTCAACACGGTGCCGCATTACGGGCTGCTGGCGAACCTGTTGTCGGTGCCGGTCATGGGGTCGGTCGTCATACCGGCTGCGGTTCTGGCGCTGTGCCTGGCGCCGTTCGGCCTGGAAATGATCGGGCTGACAGTTATGCGATGGGGGCTGGACTGGATCCTGGCAGTTGCGCAGGCCGTCTCGGAATTTGAAGGGGCGCTGTCGCATGTGCCTGCGCCCAGCCACTGGGTGCTGCCGCTGTTTGCTGCGGGCATGTTGTTTGCGGTGATCTGGCAAGGGCGGCTGAGGCTGGCAGGGCTGCTGCCGGCAGCATGCGCGCTGCTGATGTGGAGCGCGGCAGAGCGTCCTGTTGTCCTGATTGCGGATTCCGGCGGGCTGATTGGCGTGATGGCGCCGCAAGGCCGGGCCTTGTCCCGGGCCAAAGGGCAGGGGTTTACTGCGAAAATCTGGCTGGAGAATGATGGCGACCCGGCAGGACAGATCGCCGCCGCAGCGCGCTGGAGGGGTGAAACAGAGGCTTTGCCGATTTGGCAAGGGCTGGGATTCCGGCTGGTACATGCGCCTGGGAAACGTAAGCTCGCGCAGGCAAATGCCTGTAAAAAGGGAGATATCATCGTTTCCACGGTCACGGTGCAAATGCCGGAAAACTGTCTACTTCTGACACCGGCAGTGATGCGTCAAACAGGCAGCATCGCCGTGACCGCAACAGGCGGCTTACAGACATCCCGCAGTGTGTCGGGACAGCGGCTGTGGACAGGATGGCGGCCGGAGGGGGCTGAAATCAGCCGCCTCCGGAGGATTCTTGGCCAGGAAAACCCTTAA
- the lexA gene encoding transcriptional repressor LexA, producing the protein MLTKKQLQLLEFIHKRLQRDGVPPSFDEMKVELDLRSKSGIHRLITALEERGFIRRLPHRARAIEIIRLPESLGGGPDPQGFAPKVIDGGQAQPAAPAPAAADPMRLAAVELPVMGRIAAGVPIEAISQVSHQVAVPGGMIAPNGQHFALEVKGDSMIEAGINDGDIVVIRETGTADNGDIVVALVEGHEATLKRYQRQGSMIALEAANPAYETRRYPEDQVQIQGQLVGLIRTY; encoded by the coding sequence ATGCTCACAAAAAAGCAACTGCAACTGCTGGAATTCATTCACAAACGCCTGCAGCGTGACGGTGTGCCGCCCAGTTTCGATGAAATGAAGGTCGAACTGGACCTAAGATCGAAATCAGGCATTCACCGGCTGATCACTGCACTGGAAGAACGCGGCTTCATCCGCCGCCTGCCGCACCGTGCCCGCGCGATTGAGATTATCCGCCTGCCGGAAAGCCTGGGCGGCGGGCCGGACCCGCAAGGCTTTGCACCAAAGGTGATCGACGGCGGCCAAGCGCAGCCCGCGGCGCCTGCCCCTGCCGCCGCAGACCCAATGCGCCTGGCTGCGGTGGAATTGCCCGTTATGGGCCGCATCGCCGCAGGTGTGCCAATAGAGGCGATCAGCCAAGTGTCACACCAGGTGGCGGTTCCGGGCGGCATGATCGCACCAAACGGCCAGCATTTCGCGCTGGAGGTAAAGGGTGACTCGATGATCGAGGCCGGCATCAATGACGGCGACATCGTGGTGATCCGTGAAACCGGTACTGCAGATAACGGCGATATCGTTGTTGCACTGGTCGAGGGGCACGAGGCCACGCTGAAACGCTACCAGCGCCAGGGCAGCATGATCGCGCTGGAAGCCGCCAACCCGGCCTATGAAACCCGGCGCTACCCGGAAGATCAGGTGCAGATCCAGGGCCAGCTGGTTGGGCTGATCCGCACTTATTAA
- the glp gene encoding gephyrin-like molybdotransferase Glp gives MIPVSEARAHLLSLVQQLETKQVPLAQAAGRVLSADLQARRDQPPFSASAMDGYAVNAAEVELHAMFKVIGEAAAGHAFQGRAGAGQAVRIFTGAPVPEGASFVVIQEDTTRNGDLITITGAPGSNHNIRPRGGDFTDGQTVTAPKRLTPADIALLAAMNIPAIPVTRRPEIALISTGDELVMPGGTPGPDQIIASNTFGLKAMLEDIGARARILPIARDTESSLRTAFELAEGADLVVTIGGASVGDHDLVGKVAQDLGMERSFYKVAMRPGKPLMAGRMNGAAMVGLPGNPVSAMVCGHVFLAPMVRSMLGLPAPAQEQLLTATLCAPLTANGPREHYMRANVQNGQLQAFDNQDSSLLTILAEANALLVRPPKDGARRIGDTVQYLPI, from the coding sequence ATGATTCCGGTCAGCGAAGCCCGCGCGCATCTTTTATCGCTTGTTCAACAGCTTGAAACCAAACAGGTGCCGCTGGCACAGGCTGCAGGCCGGGTGCTGTCGGCCGATCTGCAAGCGCGCCGTGATCAGCCGCCGTTCTCCGCCTCCGCAATGGACGGTTACGCTGTGAACGCCGCTGAGGTCGAGCTGCACGCCATGTTCAAGGTGATCGGCGAAGCCGCCGCCGGTCACGCATTTCAGGGCCGCGCGGGCGCGGGCCAGGCCGTGCGTATCTTTACCGGTGCACCGGTGCCTGAAGGCGCAAGTTTCGTTGTTATACAAGAAGATACAACCCGCAACGGGGACCTTATCACCATCACCGGCGCCCCCGGCAGCAACCATAACATCCGTCCCCGCGGCGGTGATTTCACCGATGGCCAGACCGTCACGGCCCCCAAGCGCCTGACACCGGCTGACATTGCTTTGCTGGCCGCTATGAACATCCCCGCGATACCCGTCACCCGCCGCCCGGAGATTGCCCTGATCTCCACTGGCGACGAATTGGTGATGCCCGGCGGCACGCCTGGACCGGACCAGATCATCGCCTCCAACACCTTTGGCCTCAAAGCGATGCTCGAAGACATTGGCGCCCGTGCCCGCATCCTGCCCATCGCCCGTGACACCGAAAGCTCGCTGCGCACAGCCTTTGAACTGGCCGAGGGCGCTGATCTGGTTGTCACCATCGGCGGCGCCTCGGTTGGCGATCATGATCTGGTCGGCAAGGTGGCGCAGGATCTTGGGATGGAGCGCAGTTTCTACAAGGTTGCGATGCGCCCCGGCAAACCGCTGATGGCCGGCCGGATGAATGGCGCTGCTATGGTTGGCCTGCCCGGCAACCCAGTATCGGCCATGGTCTGCGGCCACGTGTTTCTGGCCCCGATGGTGCGATCCATGCTGGGGTTGCCTGCACCGGCGCAGGAACAGCTGCTGACGGCCACCCTTTGCGCCCCCCTGACGGCCAATGGCCCGCGCGAGCATTACATGCGCGCAAATGTGCAAAACGGCCAGCTGCAAGCGTTTGACAACCAGGACAGCTCCCTGCTCACCATTCTGGCTGAGGCCAACGCCCTGCTGGTCCGCCCGCCCAAGGACGGCGCGCGCAGGATAGGCGATACTGTGCAATACTTGCCGATCTAA